A region of the Myxococcus stipitatus DSM 14675 genome:
CGTCCTTCCCGGGCCGGACCCCGGAGCCCTCGAGCCCCCCGGTCACCCCGCTCCCCCCCAGCGCCATTCCGCCTGGGATGCGACCTTCCGCTCGGACGCCGCCTCCCACGGCCGCCGCCGGGCTGATGGTGGAGCGCCCCGCTCCGTCGAAGCCCCCGGTCCCGACGGTGCCCCCCACCGCCGCCCCGCCGTCCCTGGCCCCGCGAGCGACGGGAGGGACACCGGGTCCGGCCAACACCCGCCCCCCTCCCCCCGTGCCCGAGGGAGCGCTGCCCGCGCGGACGGGCGCCTCGGCCCCCGCGGCGGCCCCCCGTGCGGCTCCGGCGGCGTCGCGGTTCGGGTTGGCGGTCATCGCGGGCTCCAGCCGGGGCCAGCGCTACAAGCTCCCCGTCACCGGCTGCGTGGTGGGCCGCCAGCGCGGCGCCATCCTCTTCCCGGATGACGGCTTCGTGTCACCGCTGCACGCCACGTTCCTGGTGAAGGACGGCGCGCTCTTCGTGCGCGACGAGAACAGCGCCTCCGGGGTGTTCGTGACGGTGGCGGGGACGGAGGCCATCACCGCGCGCACCCACTTCAGCGTGGGCCAGCGGCTGTTCCGGTTCACGGGCAGGCTGGAGCCTCTCGCCCCCGTCGCCGGCCGGCCCATCGTCTACGGCGCCCCGGTGCCGCTCGGTCAGGCCGTCTATGGCGTGGAGGAGGTCATCGTCGGAGGCCGAGGGGGCCGCGCGGTCGTCACGGCCGCGCCCCTGCTCACGCTGGGGCAAGCCCACTGCGATCTGAGCTTCCCGGGCGACGAGGGCCTCGCCGGTCGTCACTGTGAGCTGTCCCCCACGCCCACGGGCGCGCTGCTGCGGGACTTGTCCGGAGGGCTGGGCACCTACGTGCGCATCCCCGCGGGCGAGGAGCGTCCGCTGCGGCCCGGAGACAGGGTCCGCCTGGGCCAGCACGTGGTGCAGGTGGAGACGCTGGGCTGAGAGTTCCGGTGCCCGCGCATCACCCCGGGCACTGAGCAACGCCATCGGAGCCGTCCGCTGAAGCCGGGCTCCCTCCTCGGGGTCCGGGGGCGACGCCCCCTCGGGGTGGACGCCTGTCCCGAGTCCCCGGAGGCGTCATCGCGCGAGTGCGGTGGCGGCGAACCGCCACCCGGTAACGACTGTTACGGGCTGGACGGACGCGCCACCGAGCCGCTCATGAGCTGCTCGATGTGCGCACGCGCCTTGGAGTCGGTCACATCGCGAAGGTGCCGCGACCACCAGCCTCGGGCCTCTTCCTGCTCGCCTTGATACCAGTACAGCTCACCGAGCTTCAGCGCGAGCTCCGGGTCCGGATTCAGCGCGAACGCATCCAGGTACTTGGCCCGGGCCAACGAGGTGTCATTGCGCTCGAGCGCATTGTCCCCCGCCTGCGCATGCTTCCGGGACTCCTCGATGTTGCGCCGCTGCGAGGGAATCAGCTGCTCGTAGAGCGGCAGCTCGGAGTTGCCAGGGTCCGCGGCGCCGGTGCGGCCCGTGGTGTTGCGCGCCCCCGGGTTGAAAGGTGACACGACGTCACCCTTCCCTGGCCAGAGGTCGAAGAAGGTCGCCGCGGAGATGCCGGCCCCTGCGATCAACAACACCACCGTGAGCGACTTGAAGAAGAGCGCCAGTCCCCCGCTCCCGACACCGGGCTGGGTGGGGACGATGGAGTCCGTCTTCTCGCGCGTCACGGAGATGGCGTCGGCGCTGGTGGGCAGCGGCGCGAGCACGTCCGGGAGCGCGCGGACCGTCGCCTCCACCGTCACCTCGCCTCCCCAGTTCGGCGCCGTGGACGAGTCCCGGTTGTCATCGTTGCGCGCCGTCGACTTCCGAGGCAGCGGCGCCAGCACGGCCGGCCCTTGCTGACGACGCGGCGGCGCATCCGAGCGGCGGCGCTCCTTGTCCACCGCCATCAGCTCCGCCCGGAACGCCTCCGCGTTGGCGGGCCGGTCATCCGGGCTCTTCGAGAGCGTGCGGAGGATGAGCCGCTCCATGGCCGGGGAGATGCGCGCCTCGGGGCGGCGCCGCGTGGGAGGCGGCGGCTCCTCGGTGAGGTGCTTGGTGGCGAAGCCCACCGCCGAGTCCGACTCGAACGGCAGGAGCCCCGTCATGAGCTGGTAGAGGATGACGCCCACCGCGTACAGGTCCGAGCGGTGGTCCAGCGTCGCGCCCCGCGCCTGCTCCGGCGACATGTACTCGGGCGTGCCGCAGACGAAGCCCGCGCGGGTGAGCGCCGGCCCATCGTCCGTGGAGTCGGTGATCTTCGCGATGCCGAAGTCGAGCACCTTGACGAAGTCAGGCTCGTTGCGGCGCTGCTCCACCATGATGTTCTCGGGCTTCAGGTCCCGGTGGATGACGCCCGCGCCATGTGCATCCGAGAGCGCGCCGAGCACCTGGCTCACGATGCGCACCACGCGCCCCTCGCCGAGGGGCCACTCGCGGCTGAGAATCTGGTGCAGGTCCTGCCCCGCCACGTACTCCATGGCGATGAAGAGCGCGCCGTCCTCGGCCTGACCGAAGTCCAGCACGCTGATGGAGTTGCGGTGGTTGAGGCGGCTGGCGGCCTTGGCCTCGCGCTGGAAGCGCGCCACGGTGCGCTCGTCGGACAGGAGCGTGTGCCGGAGCACCTTCAGCACCACGACCTTGTCGAGCGATATCTGCCGGGCGCGGAACACCTTGCCCATGCCGCCCTCGCCAATGAGGGCTTCGACCCGGTATTTCTGGGCAATCGTCATGCCGACGTAGTCGTCAGCATCCGGCGTGCGCACGAGGGTCGCGCCGCATGCCGGGCAGAAACGGGAGGATTCTTGGGCGTCAGCGCCGCAGGAGGGGCAGTGCAAGTCAAACGTCCCCGAAGGGTGGGGTCGGAAGTTCACCACGGCGCTCGGGTGCGGAGCAAGCCGCGCGCAAGACGAGCAACCCAGGCCCGCCCCTGGTAGAAACGCGAAGCCCCATGGAAGCGATGGAATACTGCCCCCGCTGCGACACCGAGAACCCCCGGGATGCCACTGTCTGCCGAGCGTGCGGCTCGCCGCTGCGCTCCGGGACGATGGTCATGGCCGTGGCCAGCCTGTCCTCGCGCCCCCAGGTCTCCATCCGCGTCGTGCGGGCGGACGGGGGGCCCGAGTCCGTCGTCCGCATGCTGCGCGACACCCTCACCTGCGGCCAGCAGGGGGAGATCCCGCTCCCGGATGACCCCTTCATCATGCCCGTCCAGATGCGCTTCTTCTTCTCCGGCTCCCGGCTGGCCGTGGAGGACGTGGGCGGCGCCAACGGCGTCTTCGTCCGCCTGCGCCAGGAGCGGGAGGTCTCCCCCGGAGGCGAGCTGCGCCTGGGACGCCAGCGGCTGGTGCTGGAGCCCATCCCCACCGCCACCCAGGGCCCTGGCGGCACCCAGGTCTGGGGCTCGCCGGATCCCGGCTACCGCCTGAGGCTCATCCAGATTCTGGAGGGAGGACTTCGGGGCGCGGCCTATCCGCTGCGCGAGGGCGACAACCTGCTGGGACGCGAGCAGGGCGACCTCACCTTCCCCACCGACGGCTTCGTCTCCGGCCGCCATGCGGTGCTGCAGGTTCGCCAGGACCGGCTGACGGTGCGGGACGTGGGTTCGTCCAACGGCACCTTCATTCGGCTGGCGGGGCCGACCTTCGTCGACAACGGCGACCACTACCTCATCGGCCGTCAGTTGCTTCGCGTGGAGATTCAGGCGCCGCTGGCTTGAAGCAGCGCCCTCCCGTCCGCACTCCCGGGCCGCACGGGCTTCCCCGCGCGGCACCGGGCCCCCACGGCCATCAGCCGTAGGACTTCTCCTTCTTCTCCTGCTCCTCCTTGCAGCGGATGCAGAGCGTCGTCACGGGACGCGCCTCCAACCGCTTGGGGGAGATGTCCTCCTCGCAACGCTCACAGACGCCGAACGTCCCGTCTTCGATACGCGCCAGCGCCCGATCAATCTTCTGCAGCAGGAACTTCTCCCGGTCCCGGAGCCGGAAGACCATGGACTGCGCATATTCGGAAGATGCCAGGTCAATCTCGTCGGGGAGGTCATCCGTGTCGAAACTCGACTCCTCCACCAGGGTCTTCTTGGCGCTCTCGAGCAGGCTCGTCTTGCTGTCCTCGAGCATCTTCTTGTAACGCTTGAGATCTTTCTGGTTCACAGCCTTCGCTCCAGTACGCGAGGGTTTTTGGGCCCTGTCCCCCAAAAAAAGGGCCCGAAAGCTTTATTCATGGGGCCGTCGGTGTCAAGCTGACCCGGTCTCGAACTGCGGGC
Encoded here:
- a CDS encoding FHA domain-containing protein — encoded protein: MSQLLLSALSVVCPNCDGFNPPRSASCVLCGQALAEAPAPAAKPAAKAAAASRPPSVTPQGGRPAAVASFPGRTPEPSSPPVTPLPPSAIPPGMRPSARTPPPTAAAGLMVERPAPSKPPVPTVPPTAAPPSLAPRATGGTPGPANTRPPPPVPEGALPARTGASAPAAAPRAAPAASRFGLAVIAGSSRGQRYKLPVTGCVVGRQRGAILFPDDGFVSPLHATFLVKDGALFVRDENSASGVFVTVAGTEAITARTHFSVGQRLFRFTGRLEPLAPVAGRPIVYGAPVPLGQAVYGVEEVIVGGRGGRAVVTAAPLLTLGQAHCDLSFPGDEGLAGRHCELSPTPTGALLRDLSGGLGTYVRIPAGEERPLRPGDRVRLGQHVVQVETLG
- a CDS encoding FHA domain-containing protein codes for the protein MEAMEYCPRCDTENPRDATVCRACGSPLRSGTMVMAVASLSSRPQVSIRVVRADGGPESVVRMLRDTLTCGQQGEIPLPDDPFIMPVQMRFFFSGSRLAVEDVGGANGVFVRLRQEREVSPGGELRLGRQRLVLEPIPTATQGPGGTQVWGSPDPGYRLRLIQILEGGLRGAAYPLREGDNLLGREQGDLTFPTDGFVSGRHAVLQVRQDRLTVRDVGSSNGTFIRLAGPTFVDNGDHYLIGRQLLRVEIQAPLA
- a CDS encoding serine/threonine-protein kinase, whose product is MHCPSCGADAQESSRFCPACGATLVRTPDADDYVGMTIAQKYRVEALIGEGGMGKVFRARQISLDKVVVLKVLRHTLLSDERTVARFQREAKAASRLNHRNSISVLDFGQAEDGALFIAMEYVAGQDLHQILSREWPLGEGRVVRIVSQVLGALSDAHGAGVIHRDLKPENIMVEQRRNEPDFVKVLDFGIAKITDSTDDGPALTRAGFVCGTPEYMSPEQARGATLDHRSDLYAVGVILYQLMTGLLPFESDSAVGFATKHLTEEPPPPTRRRPEARISPAMERLILRTLSKSPDDRPANAEAFRAELMAVDKERRRSDAPPRRQQGPAVLAPLPRKSTARNDDNRDSSTAPNWGGEVTVEATVRALPDVLAPLPTSADAISVTREKTDSIVPTQPGVGSGGLALFFKSLTVVLLIAGAGISAATFFDLWPGKGDVVSPFNPGARNTTGRTGAADPGNSELPLYEQLIPSQRRNIEESRKHAQAGDNALERNDTSLARAKYLDAFALNPDPELALKLGELYWYQGEQEEARGWWSRHLRDVTDSKARAHIEQLMSGSVARPSSP
- a CDS encoding TraR/DksA family transcriptional regulator, which codes for MNQKDLKRYKKMLEDSKTSLLESAKKTLVEESSFDTDDLPDEIDLASSEYAQSMVFRLRDREKFLLQKIDRALARIEDGTFGVCERCEEDISPKRLEARPVTTLCIRCKEEQEKKEKSYG